CCCGCACATCGAGCAGGTGCCCACACGCCAGACACCGGAACAGCCGGTCCGGCTGCGCGCGGTACGAGGACGGGGCATCGGCCGGGCACTGCGAGCAGTAGATCAGCGTCATGTGGGCGGGCATGGTCATGGTCATGGGGGCGGCCTTCCGCTTGGGCTTCTGGGGCGTGTCCCAGGAGGCCGCGCGGTGCCCCGCGCTTTTTGGCCCGGTGCGCGCCGAAGGCGCAGGGCCAAAAATTTTTTGCCGGATAAAGCGCCGCAGGCGTCCGGCAAAAAGCGGTCCGCGTCAGCGGACCGAAATTGCCGGTGAACGCGCCCGAAGGGCGCCCGGCAATTTCGCCCGCAGGGCCCGCCAGGGCCCGGAGGGCGGCGCGGGGCACCGTGTGGCACCCTGGGCCACGCCCCAGAAAAAGCCTGAACCCGCACTCAAATACTTCGCTGCGCCTCGTCCTCGTTCACCACTCCTCGGCCGGTTCGGGGAGTGCCAGGGCGGTCCAGCAGTCTGTTTCGCACTCGTCCCAAAGGACCGTTCCGTACCCGTCCCGTGCCAGTCGGATGGACGCCTGCCGAGACTCGAACGCGTCGGCCGGGTACTGCGCGGTGTGGATGACGTAGCGGTCCGAGGTGTTCACGACGCTGAACCGGACCAGGCCCCGCCCGGCCTCCGCGCGGACCAGGTGCGCCACGGCGAGGTAGCCGACCCCCGCGACGTGCGCCCCACGCAGGGCCTCCCCGACCGCCGGGCCGAAGTACGCATCCATGTCCCAGTACCGGCCGTACTCCCACTCGCCGGTCACTGCGCACCGCCCACGGGAGCGGCGAGGCGGGCCAGGGGCGAGCGCTTCCCCTTCCCGAGGGCCCGCAGGGCGGGCCAGTCCACCTCCGGATGCTCCTCGGGGATCCGGTCGACGTCGCCGGCCCGGTAGAGCGGGACGCGGACCGTACCGCCCCGGGCCGCGCCGAACTTGACCCGCACCGTCTCGGTGGGGAGCAGCCACCCGAGGCGGGCCATGTGGTCGAGGTCGGTACGGCGAACGCGAAGCCGCTGCGCGGCCTGGTCCGGGCCGAGCGGCGCCGCGTGGGCCAGCAGTCGGCGCAGGTCCGGGCGGGCAGCGAGCGCGTCCACCTCGGCCGGGGCGAGCAGCAGTTCGTTGACGCGGTCGGACAAGGTGGTGAGCAGCCCGTCTTTCGCCAGTTCCACCAGCGCCGCCACGCTCACCGCCTTCGGGCCGCCGCAGCCGGGGTCTGGGTTGGGGGTGCCGAGGGCCTCGGCCAGGCGGGCGGCGCCCTGCCAGCCGAAGAGCGGGCCGTCCCCCAGGCAGGCGCGGACCGCCTCCGCGTCCATGGCCTCCACCGCCGCCCGCGACCACAGCCCCGGCCCCGCGTCCGGGGTCGGTACCACCCCCGAGGCCGCCGCCCAGCGGAACTCCGGCCTCGGTACCCCAAGCCGCGCGGCGGCCTGGTCCCGGTCGTACACCTCACGCCTTTTGATCACCACGAAACGCACCCCAATCGCACATCACGGCGGCCCGACCACCGGGCCGCGCCGGAAACATCCCGGAACATCCTGGTTTCTGTCAATAGGTGTTTTTTCAGGGTGAGTTGAGATAGCGCCGCAAGATCCGCGCTCGCGTACGCGAGGGCAGATTCACCCCTGTGGGGGTACTCGGAGGGTTCCTGGCGTCCTCCTCTGGTCGGGCGGAACCCCTCGTTCCTATAATCGAACTTGTGAACGAAAATGTGGGCGTGCGGCTGGCCCGGTACCGAGCAGTTGAAAGCTGGCTGGACTGGCAGATTTCCCAGGTCAGAGAGGTTATCGGGCGCCTGGAGTCGGAGGAGGCCGCCACCGCGGCCCGCCGCCCGGCCCTGCCCGTCCCGGACTGGAAATTGGAGATCCACCGCACCGGGTACGGTCCGCAGCCGTTCCGCGTGCATGCCGGGTCCTGCCCCGACGGCCAGGGCAAGCCCGTGGAACGCGCCGAGGTGCTCCGGCTCCTCGGTGAGGGTGTGGAGGCCTGCCCGTTCTGCCGTCCCGATGCCGCCCTCGGGGTGCTGGAGTGACCGGGTACCGGCACGGTGAGGGGATGAGCCCTGACCTGCGCGTGGTCGTCTACCCGCCGGATGCCGAGGGCGGGCGCCGGGTCCGCTGCGACGGCGAGATTCTCGGCCGCGCCCTCGGCCCTGCCGATCTCCTCGAGTTCCTGCGGCGGGCCGGCCTGGATCCCGACGTCGTCCGGCTGGACGATCCGCTGCTGATCGAGTGGCGCGGCGGCGGGCCGGCCGTCTGGAGCCCCGACCCCGAGGAGTCCTGAGAGCAGCAGTGCGGGCCGCCACCCCGGCGAGGGTGGCGGCCCGCACTGCTGCGCCGGTCAGTGGCGCCGCCGAGCGCGGCCCCGGGCGGCGGCCCCGGGTCAGACGGTGGGCGAGCCCGTGTACTCGTGGCGCCCGTAGCCACGGCCGTCACCGTGCCAGTCCAGGAACAGAACCGAGTCGGCCAGCGCCCCGGGACCGGCCCGGTGGCTAAGCGTCGGCGTCCTGTAACTGCCGTCGTAGTTCCCGCCGGACGTGCTGTCCTCCATCCGGCGTTCAAGCTCAGTGAAGTCCCGTTCGATCACCACAGGATCGGTGCCCTCGCGGGACAGCTTGATCTGCACACGCACCTTGGCCCCGTCGAAGATCGTCGGGTCGTCCACCTCCCGGAAACGGGTGCCGTCCCACTTCACCTCGGCATAGGCGTAGACCGTGCTCCCAGAGCGGGCCGCGCACGTCTTCACCGTGACTTTCCAGTTGTCCGGCCACGGCCCGTCATAGCCGCTGTCGTCAATGTCGTTGGTGCTGGACGCGCACTTGTAGGCCGGCGCGGCTGTGGCGGCGGGCGCGGCCGTGGCAGCTACCGCCGCCAGGGCCAGCGCCGCCGCGGCGGCCGTCTGCTTGATGGTGTTCACGGACGGTCAATCCCGGTACCGCCAGGGGAGACACGGCCCCGCCCCGAAACCGCCCCCGACGAGGGACTGTCTCCCGCAGATGTCCAGACCCGGCTAGCGGGTCAGCTGGTGGCGGGCACCGCCTCGGTCCAGTCGAGGACGTCACGGCGGCGGACGTCCTCGCCGAGGATGGCGAGCATGTCCGCCAGGGGGGCCGCGAGGTCGGCGGCGGCCTCCGGGTCCTCCTCCCGCAGCAGGCGCCAGGCCGCATGCGCGTTGCGGGCCGTTCGCACCGTGTCGTACTCGGGGCGGTGCCGGGCGGCGCGGCACCGCAGGGCGGTCGTGATGAGCAGCTCCGTGGTCCCGCGCCAGTCGGTGCGCTGGCAGAGGGTGAGCCACGCGCGGGCGGTGAGAACCGTGATGGTGGCGGCGTCCGACTCCCCGAACCAGCCGCTCAGGGCGGATTCCAGCTTGTAGGCAGCGGTGACTGCTGCGGGCAGGTCCCCGGCCGCGTGGTGAGCCCACACCGCCGCCCACATCGCCCGGTACTCCGGCACGGAGACGAGGAGGTCGGGCAGCTCGGCCGGGGCCGGGGTGCCCATGGCCTCGGGGCGGTCCGGCGGTGGTGCGGAGGCTGCGGGCGGATCCGGGTGTTCGGCGACGTGGGCGGCCCACACTCCCGTCCATTCCTTGCGCATGTCCTCGGCCACGGTGGAGGGCGGGGCGGCGGGGTGTTCGGCCACGTCGGTGACGGTTCCGTCCGGGGAAACGATCATGAGCCAGGGAGTGGGGGCGGTTGGCTCGACCGCGCGGGCACGGACGGGCCGGCCTGCGAGGGCGGCCCGGATCCGCAGCTCCGCGAGGCCCTTTGCCCGCAGGGTCGCGATGTCCGGGTCAGCGGCGAGGGTCTGCCCGTCGATGTCCAAGGCGAGGCCACCGTCCTGGTCGGTGCGGATCATCATGGAGTAGAGCGGTGTTGCGGGGATGGCAGATTTCTTGGGCACTTACGATCCCTTCGGGAAATAGGGCGGGGCCCATCCGACGTATCGGGCGCCCCATTTCGATTCAACATCGGACGCGGGCATTACATCGACATACCCAGGCCGATACACATCATTGCTAATGATCAAGCCGTCCCCCAGGTATACGGATACGTGGCCGTGGATATTTCCGGTCTCCCAGTACATGAGGGCGCCTGGGGGGACATCCCTGGATCCCGGGTGTTTCATGTGTTCGGGCATGACGTGGTAGTGGGTGATTGCGGATCCGACTCCGGCGGCGTTCCATCCGTGGACTCTGGCCGAGAATTCGAGACAGCGCTGCCACCACCTTTTCTCGTTGAGGGCGGGCTGGCCTTTTGCCCACTCGATCGCCTCCGCGGTGCTGCGTCTGTTCTTCACCTCGGCCGGCCAGTCGGAGGCGGCGTCATGGAAGGGAGCTCCCGCCGGGCCGCCGCCGGGGGTGCACTGGTCCGGCATGGGGCCGGTGGAGGGGTCGGGCAGCCAGTCCGGGGCGTCACCTGTGGCTGTGCCAAGGCGGTCCAGGTTGATGCCGGCCTTCCTGGCGATCTGCTCGGCCTGGCCGTGGCGGGTGGCGTACAGCTCGGGGTGACCGGAGCGCTGGACGGCCTGCGCGGCGTTGCCGGGGAGCATCAGGTTCCATCCGGAGATATCGACCAGGCCCGGGGGGCGGCCGGGGTTCCCGCCGTAAAACAGGTTGGAGGAGCGGGCGGGGTCCATGATTTCCGCGTGTGTCCCCCATCCCTGGGAGGGGCGTTGCTGGAAAAGACCGATGGAATCCCTGTCTCCGTGGTCGATGTTCATCAGCCCGCTTTCCTGCAATGCGGTCATCAAAGCGACGCGTGAACCCCGGCCGGGCAGCCCTCTTTCCTGGGCTACCTTGTCAATGATTTTCGCGTGATGGATCTGCTGCGCGAGGATTCCGGGCGGGACCCTGCCGAGGTCAGAAAGGTCTGGCAGTCCGGGGCTTTCGCAGCCGCTCCCCTTGTTCTTGGCGTTCACTGCCTTATTGGCCGCTCCGGCCGAAAGGATCGTCACGATTCCGAGGCTGAGCATGCCGACCACGGCCAGGGCCGCGCCGATGCAGCCCACCTTGGCCAGGAGCGGCGCGGCGGCCCGGGTGGCTGCGGCCTCGGCGACGTCGCGGGCGTCCACCACGTCAGACCCCCAGGACGCGGGAGACGCGCCACCCGGTGGTGGTGCGCGAGACCTCCACACTCAGGGTGTCGGTGCGTCGGCTCTTTTCGTATCCGGTCACGTCCACCGTGGCCGCGACGGTCCGCCAGACCTGGGCCGGGTTGTCGGCGGGCAGGTCGGACCCGGCGGGGCGGGCGGCGGCGGAGGTCACGCGGGTGCTCTCGCCCCGGCTGACCTGCCGGCCCCATCCCGGCGGCGTCGTGTCGGTGAGGTTGCGGGTCAGGTCCGCCGTCGCCCACGGGGCGGCGCGCTGCACGCTCGCCCGGTGGTCCTGGTCGGCCTGCGGGTCCCGGGTGAGGTAGGCGCGTACCCACGCGGCGGCGACGTCCTCGGGGGCCGCGTCCTCTTGGACGTCAGGCTGCGGCGCCGGTGGGGCCGGAGCGGCGGCGGGGCTGCTGCGGGCGGGTGCCAGGGGCCGGCTGTCCTCCCCGGGTCCGGAGCGGCCTCCGCAGCGGGAGACGGCGCCGAGGATGAGCACCAGGACCACGACCAGGAGCATGGCGACCGGGCTCATGGGGCGGTGGCGCAGCTCGGTGACGGCGCCCGCCCGCTTGCGGCGGGCCTCTTGTGCACGGGTACGTCGCCACCGCCGCCGGGTGTGCCAGGACGCGCCCGGCGGCGGTTCTTCGTCCCCGTCCGGGAGGGCGGCGAGCAGCGCCCGCCAGTCCGGGGCCGGACCGTCCGGGCCGGGGTCGGGGGTGGGGCGGGGGGCCATGGGTGTCACTCCCTCAGGTGCGCGGGGGCGTCGGGGGGTCGGGGAGGCGCGGCTGCGTCCACCCCTGCGGCGGCGGGACCCTGCGGGGGGAGCGCGCGACGCGCGGCCGGGGCATCGGGGTCCGGCGGGCCCTGCTCGACGGTGCGGGCGGTTGCGTGGCCCTGCGGGGGGTGCGCTGCGTGGCCGGGGCGGGCATCGTTCTGGCCGTGGGCGAGGACGCCGGGGCCTGCCCGGCCGGGGTGGAGGTCGAGGCCGCCCTGGTCGTGGACGACGTCGCCGGGGCCTGCCCGGCCGGGGTGGCCGGGGCGGGGATCGTCCTTGCGGTGGGCGAGTGGACGGGGGCCGGACCGGCGGCCGAAGGGGCACCGGCTGCGGTTCGGCTCGCCCGGCGGCCGGCCGCTGCCACCGTGGCGCCGGGTCCCGTGCCGCCCGCTCCCGTGCTGCCGCGCCCGGGGCCCGGTCCCGCGCTGGGGCGGGGCGGACGTCCGGCGGGCGGAGGCGGTGGGGGCGGGGCGGAAGGCCGCGGCGGCCCGGGGGCCGTCG
This window of the Streptomyces sp. NBC_01264 genome carries:
- a CDS encoding peptidase M23 codes for the protein MVDARDVAEAAATRAAAPLLAKVGCIGAALAVVGMLSLGIVTILSAGAANKAVNAKNKGSGCESPGLPDLSDLGRVPPGILAQQIHHAKIIDKVAQERGLPGRGSRVALMTALQESGLMNIDHGDRDSIGLFQQRPSQGWGTHAEIMDPARSSNLFYGGNPGRPPGLVDISGWNLMLPGNAAQAVQRSGHPELYATRHGQAEQIARKAGINLDRLGTATGDAPDWLPDPSTGPMPDQCTPGGGPAGAPFHDAASDWPAEVKNRRSTAEAIEWAKGQPALNEKRWWQRCLEFSARVHGWNAAGVGSAITHYHVMPEHMKHPGSRDVPPGALMYWETGNIHGHVSVYLGDGLIISNDVYRPGYVDVMPASDVESKWGARYVGWAPPYFPKGS
- a CDS encoding DUF6233 domain-containing protein; translated protein: MNENVGVRLARYRAVESWLDWQISQVREVIGRLESEEAATAARRPALPVPDWKLEIHRTGYGPQPFRVHAGSCPDGQGKPVERAEVLRLLGEGVEACPFCRPDAALGVLE